One Streptomyces lincolnensis genomic region harbors:
- a CDS encoding alginate lyase family protein — MSRTSPHRHLHQGELSRRGLFRAAGGVGAAVALGSAFAATTADAAPSTWIHPGMLHNAGDINRAKVRVAAGDDPWLSGWNKLVANSHSQSTWTNRATATIIRGGTGENYGLLFNDIAAAYQNALRWRVGGTEANGVCAANILNAWAKTLTSITGNADRFLAAGIYGWEFANAAELMRDYPAFDLAAFQQMMVKVFYPLNNQFLTGHNDACITNYWANWDLCNMASILAIGILNQDGAKFDQAVDYFKNGAGNGSITHAVPYLYTDSDGYALGQWQESGRDQGHTMMGMGQMGAICEMAWNQGTDLYSYDSRRFMKAAQYVAKYNLGGDVPFTTYTWGTGQNCAQSSQTVISSASRGQVRPVWAMLHYHYNRRLGLDDRYISQMCFSIDPEGGGGDYGTTSGGFDQLGFGTLMFAK, encoded by the coding sequence ATGAGCCGCACATCCCCCCACCGGCACCTCCACCAGGGCGAGTTGAGCCGCCGCGGCCTGTTCAGGGCCGCCGGCGGTGTCGGCGCCGCCGTCGCACTGGGGTCCGCGTTCGCCGCCACCACGGCGGACGCGGCCCCCTCGACCTGGATCCACCCCGGCATGCTGCACAACGCCGGAGACATCAACCGCGCCAAGGTACGGGTCGCCGCGGGAGACGACCCCTGGCTGTCCGGCTGGAACAAGCTGGTCGCCAACTCCCACTCCCAGTCCACCTGGACCAACCGGGCCACCGCCACGATCATCCGCGGCGGCACCGGAGAGAACTACGGCCTGCTCTTCAACGACATCGCCGCCGCCTACCAGAACGCGCTGCGCTGGCGTGTCGGCGGCACCGAGGCGAACGGCGTGTGCGCCGCCAACATCCTCAACGCCTGGGCCAAGACCCTGACCTCGATCACCGGCAACGCGGACCGCTTCCTCGCCGCCGGCATCTACGGCTGGGAGTTCGCCAACGCGGCCGAACTCATGCGGGACTACCCCGCGTTCGACCTCGCCGCCTTCCAGCAGATGATGGTCAAGGTCTTCTACCCGCTCAACAACCAGTTCCTCACCGGCCACAACGACGCCTGCATCACCAACTACTGGGCCAACTGGGACCTGTGCAACATGGCCTCCATCCTGGCCATCGGGATCCTCAACCAGGACGGCGCCAAGTTCGACCAGGCCGTCGACTACTTCAAGAACGGCGCGGGCAACGGCTCCATCACCCACGCCGTGCCGTACCTCTACACCGACTCGGACGGCTACGCGCTGGGCCAGTGGCAGGAGTCCGGCCGCGACCAGGGCCACACCATGATGGGCATGGGCCAGATGGGCGCGATCTGCGAGATGGCCTGGAACCAGGGCACCGACCTGTACTCGTACGACAGCAGGCGGTTCATGAAGGCCGCCCAGTACGTCGCGAAGTACAACCTGGGCGGCGACGTGCCCTTCACCACCTACACCTGGGGCACCGGCCAGAACTGCGCCCAGTCGTCCCAGACGGTGATCTCCTCCGCCTCCCGCGGACAGGTCCGCCCGGTGTGGGCGATGCTCCACTACCACTACAACCGGCGGCTCGGCCTGGACGACAGGTACATCTCCCAGATGTGCTTCTCCATCGACCCCGAAGGAGGAGGCGGGGACTACGGCACCACCAGCGGCGGCTTCGACCAGCTCGGCTTCGGCACCCTGATGTTCGCCAAGTAG
- a CDS encoding carboxylesterase/lipase family protein has translation MTAADQTDPVVRTPYGAVRGRYEQGVAVFRGIPYAAPPFGPRRFRPPVPPEPWDGVRDAGAFGPTAPKPPYSDAFAQYLSDPEVVGDDCLNLNVWTPEPGPGARLPVLVWLHGGALTRGSSAVPVYDGRAFARDGVVFVSVNYRLGVEGYGLFPDAPANPGLRDQLAALHWVRASVRAFGGDPDRVTLAGQSAGAISTGALLAAPQAQGLFRRAVLQSGPPEAGDRDKVRRMVRRMATRLKIPATAAAFAEVDRDLLLRTQAEVGRLSSPVLGGPAFGIVVDGDLVPRDPLEALVDGEGAEGVPLMMGWTRDEYRLWLVPGGLLERVDRLGAVALAGAMARCHCGHEVVRGYRALHPGASTAEIVGQLVTDHLLRNPLQRLADARPDTSYVYEFAWPSRLPDLGSCHALELGFVFDTGEVPESARLAGPGAPQDLADAMHSAWVRFATDGDPGWQHWNDDRPVRVFGDGPPHVTHGSRNAELALWAADPTPTEPPPMTPAPAPLPARTTELRSVVRRLRLPGAVRRH, from the coding sequence ATGACGGCAGCGGACCAGACGGACCCGGTGGTCAGGACCCCGTACGGGGCCGTACGCGGCCGGTACGAGCAGGGCGTGGCGGTGTTCCGGGGCATTCCCTACGCGGCCCCGCCCTTCGGGCCCCGCCGGTTCCGGCCGCCCGTGCCGCCCGAGCCCTGGGACGGGGTGCGCGACGCCGGTGCCTTCGGGCCGACGGCGCCGAAGCCGCCGTACTCCGACGCCTTCGCGCAGTACCTGTCCGACCCGGAGGTGGTCGGTGACGACTGCCTCAATCTGAACGTGTGGACGCCGGAGCCGGGCCCTGGGGCCCGGCTCCCGGTTCTCGTGTGGCTGCACGGCGGCGCCCTGACCCGGGGCTCGTCGGCCGTGCCCGTGTACGACGGGCGGGCCTTCGCCCGTGACGGCGTCGTCTTCGTCTCAGTCAACTACCGGCTGGGCGTGGAGGGTTACGGGCTCTTCCCGGACGCCCCCGCCAACCCCGGACTGCGCGACCAGCTCGCCGCCCTGCACTGGGTACGCGCGTCCGTCCGGGCCTTCGGCGGGGACCCCGACCGGGTCACCCTGGCCGGGCAGTCCGCCGGGGCCATCAGCACCGGCGCCCTGCTGGCCGCCCCGCAGGCCCAGGGGCTGTTCCGGCGGGCCGTCCTGCAGAGCGGGCCGCCCGAGGCGGGCGACCGCGACAAGGTACGGCGCATGGTGCGCCGCATGGCCACCCGGCTGAAGATCCCCGCCACCGCGGCCGCCTTCGCCGAGGTCGACCGCGACCTGCTGCTGCGCACCCAGGCCGAGGTGGGCCGGCTCAGCAGCCCGGTGCTGGGCGGTCCGGCCTTCGGGATCGTCGTCGACGGCGACCTCGTGCCCCGCGATCCCCTTGAGGCCCTGGTGGACGGCGAGGGCGCCGAGGGCGTGCCGCTGATGATGGGCTGGACCCGCGACGAGTACCGGCTGTGGCTGGTTCCGGGCGGGCTGCTGGAGCGCGTCGACCGGCTCGGCGCGGTGGCCCTCGCCGGTGCCATGGCCCGCTGCCACTGCGGCCACGAGGTGGTCCGCGGCTACCGCGCCCTGCACCCCGGAGCGAGTACCGCCGAGATCGTCGGCCAGCTGGTCACCGACCACCTGCTGCGCAACCCGCTCCAGCGCCTCGCCGACGCCCGCCCCGACACCTCGTACGTCTACGAGTTCGCCTGGCCCTCCCGGCTGCCCGACCTCGGCTCCTGCCACGCCCTGGAACTGGGCTTCGTCTTCGACACCGGCGAGGTCCCGGAGTCCGCCCGGCTCGCCGGCCCGGGCGCCCCCCAGGACCTCGCCGACGCGATGCACTCCGCCTGGGTGCGCTTCGCCACCGACGGCGACCCCGGCTGGCAGCACTGGAACGACGACCGCCCGGTGCGCGTCTTCGGCGACGGCCCACCCCACGTCACCCACGGCTCCCGCAACGCCGAACTCGCCCTCTGGGCCGCCGACCCCACCCCCACGGAACCCCCACCCATGACCCCCGCCCCCGCCCCCCTCCCCGCACGCACGACAGAACTCCGCTCCGTCGTCCGACGCCTGCGACTGCCGGGCGCGGTACGACGACACTGA
- a CDS encoding LacI family DNA-binding transcriptional regulator, whose amino-acid sequence MTRKSEDAGRSTIRDVAARAGVSASTVSRVLGGVYPVSGATRTRVMRAVRELDYVADARAKAVAGVATPTLAFVLEDITGPSFALMAHGVEREATRLGHLCLVCSTEGDVRHELEFVEMMRAQRAAAVILVGGAADTAEYRDRTRRMADSLASAGSRLVLCGRPTLGPGAPVTVIEYDNEGGAYALVAHVLAQGHRRVLFLGGKPDHTTAQGRERGYLAAHRARGVEPDPALLLHGDFTRDAGHRLMRGALKDGLDFTAVVAATDMVAAGALTALHEAGLGVPDDVSLAGYDDIPFARDLHPALTTVHVPYEELGRLAVRTALNRTPETPDEHLLLGTHVVVRDSVATVNEDAR is encoded by the coding sequence ATGACGAGGAAGAGCGAGGACGCCGGCCGCAGCACGATCCGGGACGTGGCGGCCCGGGCCGGGGTGTCCGCGTCGACGGTGTCGCGGGTGCTCGGCGGGGTGTACCCGGTCAGCGGGGCGACCCGGACCCGGGTGATGCGGGCGGTGCGCGAGCTGGACTACGTGGCCGACGCGCGGGCCAAGGCGGTCGCGGGGGTCGCCACCCCCACCCTGGCGTTCGTGCTGGAGGACATCACGGGGCCCTCGTTCGCGCTGATGGCGCACGGCGTGGAGCGCGAGGCGACCCGGCTCGGCCATCTCTGCCTGGTGTGCAGCACGGAGGGCGACGTCCGGCACGAGCTGGAGTTCGTCGAGATGATGCGGGCCCAGCGGGCCGCCGCCGTGATCCTGGTGGGCGGCGCCGCCGACACCGCCGAGTACCGTGACCGGACCCGCCGGATGGCCGACTCGCTGGCCTCGGCGGGCTCCCGCCTGGTGCTGTGCGGCCGCCCGACGCTGGGCCCCGGGGCCCCGGTCACGGTCATCGAGTACGACAACGAGGGCGGCGCCTACGCCCTTGTCGCGCACGTCCTCGCCCAGGGCCACCGGCGGGTGCTCTTCCTCGGCGGCAAGCCGGACCACACCACGGCCCAGGGCCGCGAGCGCGGCTACCTCGCCGCCCACCGCGCCCGCGGCGTGGAACCCGACCCCGCGCTGCTGCTGCACGGCGACTTCACCCGCGACGCCGGCCACCGGCTGATGCGCGGCGCGCTCAAGGACGGGCTGGACTTCACGGCCGTGGTCGCCGCCACCGACATGGTCGCCGCCGGAGCCCTGACCGCCCTGCACGAGGCCGGCCTCGGTGTCCCGGACGACGTCTCCCTGGCCGGCTACGACGACATCCCCTTCGCCCGCGACCTGCACCCCGCCCTGACCACCGTCCACGTCCCCTACGAGGAACTGGGCCGCCTCGCCGTCCGCACCGCCCTGAACCGCACCCCGGAGACCCCCGACGAACACCTGCTCCTCGGCACGCACGTGGTGGTGCGGGACTCGGTGGCGACGGTGAACGAGGACGCGCGCTAG
- the mmuM gene encoding homocysteine S-methyltransferase: MTSTLPLAEALATGTVVLDGGMSNQLESAGHDLSDELWSARLLAERPEAITEAHLAYFLAGADVAITSSYQATFEGFAKRGIGREKATELLGRSVGLAQDATRLARTKGVTRPLYVAASVGPYGAMLADGSEYRGRYGLSVAELEAFHRPRVEVLAAAGPDALALETVPDADEAEALLRAVRGLGVPAWLSYSVAGDRTRAGQPLEEAFALAADVDEVVAVGVNCCVPEDVDGAIEIAARVTGKPVVVYPNSGETWDAEARAWAGRSSFAPEEVRGWRASGARLIGGCCRVGPGAISSIAGTLAAA, encoded by the coding sequence ATGACCAGCACCCTCCCCCTCGCCGAAGCCCTTGCCACCGGGACCGTCGTCCTCGACGGCGGGATGTCCAACCAACTGGAGTCGGCCGGGCACGACCTGAGCGACGAGCTGTGGTCGGCGCGGCTGCTCGCGGAGCGGCCCGAGGCGATCACCGAGGCACACCTCGCCTACTTCCTGGCGGGCGCGGACGTGGCGATCACCTCCAGCTACCAGGCCACCTTCGAGGGTTTCGCCAAGCGCGGCATCGGCCGCGAGAAGGCCACCGAACTCCTCGGCCGGAGCGTCGGGTTGGCCCAGGACGCGACCCGTCTGGCACGGACGAAGGGCGTCACGCGCCCGCTGTACGTGGCGGCCTCGGTCGGGCCCTACGGCGCGATGCTCGCGGACGGCTCCGAGTACCGCGGCCGGTACGGGCTGAGCGTGGCCGAGCTGGAGGCCTTCCACCGGCCACGCGTGGAGGTGCTGGCCGCCGCCGGCCCCGACGCGCTGGCCCTGGAGACGGTCCCGGACGCCGACGAGGCCGAGGCGCTGCTGCGGGCGGTGCGCGGGCTCGGGGTGCCGGCCTGGCTGTCGTACTCCGTCGCCGGGGACCGCACCCGGGCCGGGCAGCCGCTGGAGGAGGCGTTCGCGCTCGCCGCCGACGTGGACGAGGTCGTCGCGGTCGGGGTGAACTGCTGTGTCCCCGAGGACGTGGACGGCGCGATCGAGATCGCCGCCCGGGTCACCGGCAAGCCGGTCGTGGTCTACCCCAACAGCGGCGAGACCTGGGACGCCGAGGCCCGCGCCTGGGCGGGCCGCTCCAGTTTCGCCCCCGAGGAGGTCCGGGGCTGGCGGGCGTCCGGGGCCCGGCTGATCGGCGGGTGCTGCCGGGTGGGGCCGGGGGCGATCTCCTCGATCGCGGGGACGCTGGCGGCCGCATGA
- a CDS encoding amino acid permease yields the protein MTVPSTADATEPEPGTEPAPRRRTFGLAAATALVMGNIIGGGIFALPATVAPYGGVSLLAFVVLSVGAVLLALLFGKLARRSPVTGGLYVYPRDAFGPFAGFLSAWSYWTMCWVSIAALAVAVVGYVDVLIPLHGDHTLEAVVALVALWLPAAANFAGTRWVGTVQVVSTVLKFVPLLLVATIGLFFIDTDNYGPFNATGDSVPGALAAAAALLLYSFLGVESAAVSAGEVRDPERNVGRASVLGTLASALVYILGIVAVFGLVPHDKLVDSGAPFADAVNTITGGTWGGTAIALVAVASITGCLNGWILMAAQMPYAAARDGLFPAPFAKVGKGGVPGFGVWAVAVLGTLLIALNYTAGPDTTFRVLVLITTFTGCVPYLLSAAAQLYWLAQGSRERIRPAGLTRDLIVAALSFAFSFWLIAGAGYAAVYQGVLFLFAGIPVYVWLRGRQRTAGSEV from the coding sequence ATGACCGTCCCCAGCACCGCAGACGCCACCGAGCCCGAGCCCGGGACGGAACCGGCCCCCCGCCGCCGCACGTTCGGCCTGGCCGCCGCCACCGCCCTCGTCATGGGCAACATCATCGGCGGCGGCATCTTCGCGCTGCCCGCCACCGTCGCCCCGTACGGCGGCGTCAGCCTGCTCGCCTTCGTCGTCCTGTCGGTCGGCGCGGTCCTGCTCGCGCTGCTCTTCGGTAAACTGGCCCGCCGCAGCCCCGTCACCGGCGGCCTCTACGTCTATCCGCGCGACGCCTTCGGCCCCTTCGCGGGCTTCCTGTCGGCCTGGTCGTACTGGACGATGTGCTGGGTCAGCATCGCCGCCCTCGCCGTCGCGGTCGTCGGTTACGTCGACGTCCTGATCCCGCTGCACGGCGACCACACCCTCGAAGCCGTCGTCGCGCTCGTCGCGCTGTGGCTGCCGGCCGCCGCGAACTTCGCCGGGACGCGCTGGGTCGGGACGGTGCAGGTCGTCTCCACGGTCCTGAAGTTCGTGCCGCTGCTCCTGGTCGCCACCATCGGCCTGTTCTTCATCGACACGGACAACTACGGCCCGTTCAACGCCACCGGCGACAGCGTCCCCGGCGCGCTCGCCGCCGCCGCGGCCCTGCTCCTCTACAGCTTCCTCGGGGTGGAGTCCGCCGCCGTCAGCGCCGGCGAGGTCCGCGACCCCGAGCGCAACGTCGGCCGCGCGAGCGTCCTCGGCACCCTGGCCTCCGCGCTCGTCTACATCCTCGGCATCGTCGCCGTCTTCGGCCTCGTCCCGCACGACAAGCTGGTCGACTCCGGCGCCCCCTTCGCCGACGCCGTCAACACCATCACCGGCGGTACCTGGGGTGGCACCGCCATCGCCCTGGTCGCCGTCGCCTCCATCACCGGCTGCCTCAACGGCTGGATCCTCATGGCCGCGCAGATGCCGTACGCCGCCGCCCGCGACGGCCTCTTCCCGGCCCCCTTCGCCAAGGTCGGCAAGGGCGGGGTGCCCGGCTTCGGCGTCTGGGCCGTCGCCGTCCTCGGCACGCTCCTCATCGCCCTGAACTACACGGCCGGCCCGGACACCACGTTCCGCGTCCTCGTCCTCATCACCACGTTCACCGGCTGCGTGCCCTACCTGCTCTCGGCGGCCGCCCAGCTGTACTGGCTGGCCCAGGGCAGCCGCGAACGGATCCGCCCGGCGGGCCTGACCCGCGACCTGATCGTCGCCGCCCTCTCCTTCGCCTTCTCCTTCTGGCTGATCGCGGGCGCCGGTTACGCGGCCGTCTACCAGGGCGTGCTGTTCCTGTTCGCGGGGATCCCGGTGTACGTGTGGCTGCGGGGCCGGCAGCGGACGGCTGGGTCCGAGGTCTGA